The proteins below come from a single Cystobacter ferrugineus genomic window:
- a CDS encoding hybrid sensor histidine kinase/response regulator has product MSLRVLLVDDSLADQRAVRRALEKDTGTRWEVELAGSAEEALERLDRPPMPDALVLDFHLPGLDGISLLQRLKERCGEQMPAVIIFTGSGNERVAVAAMRAGAQDYLLKDGFSPERLRHSLHNAVESMRMARELEERRRQAEIAERAAHAALAVRDEFFAIATHDLKGPLQSILLSTQLLRRQLPQEAQTPGVEARLAQILRGTQRMSELIDHFLAVSKGGERPLQREAVDLLALVRAKVRELGPLAATHPVKLHVEGMDFRGQWDASSLERVLDNLLGNAVKYCPRGGTIDVSLSEESSGPEGWVRLCVRDQGMGIPAEDLPHIFERFRRGRNVAPAISGSGVGLASAYRMVTMHGGTLTVESEEGRGSAFTMRLPREAFALGPTPKSEAHP; this is encoded by the coding sequence ATGAGCTTGCGCGTACTCCTCGTTGACGACAGCCTGGCGGATCAGCGGGCCGTGCGGCGTGCCCTGGAGAAGGACACGGGGACGCGCTGGGAGGTGGAGCTCGCGGGCTCGGCGGAGGAAGCCCTGGAGCGGCTCGACCGCCCCCCGATGCCCGATGCCCTCGTGCTGGACTTCCACCTGCCGGGCCTCGATGGCATCTCGCTGTTGCAGCGACTCAAGGAGCGCTGCGGCGAGCAGATGCCGGCGGTGATCATCTTCACGGGCAGCGGCAACGAGCGCGTGGCGGTGGCCGCGATGCGCGCGGGCGCCCAGGACTATCTCCTCAAGGATGGTTTCTCCCCGGAGCGCCTGCGCCACAGCCTGCACAACGCGGTGGAGTCCATGCGCATGGCGCGTGAGCTGGAGGAGCGGCGCCGGCAGGCGGAAATCGCCGAACGCGCGGCCCATGCGGCCCTGGCGGTGCGCGACGAGTTCTTCGCCATCGCCACGCATGACCTCAAGGGCCCGCTGCAGAGCATCCTCCTGAGCACCCAGCTCCTGCGGCGCCAGCTCCCCCAGGAGGCGCAGACGCCGGGCGTGGAGGCGCGGCTGGCGCAGATCCTCCGGGGCACGCAGCGCATGAGCGAACTCATCGACCACTTCCTCGCGGTGTCCAAGGGAGGCGAGCGCCCCTTGCAGCGCGAGGCGGTGGACCTGCTCGCGCTGGTGCGCGCCAAGGTGCGCGAACTGGGGCCGCTGGCGGCCACGCACCCGGTGAAGCTGCACGTGGAGGGCATGGACTTCCGGGGCCAATGGGACGCGTCGAGCCTGGAGCGGGTGTTGGACAACCTGCTGGGCAACGCCGTGAAGTACTGCCCGCGCGGAGGCACCATCGACGTGTCGCTCAGCGAGGAGTCCTCCGGCCCGGAGGGCTGGGTGCGGCTGTGCGTGAGGGATCAGGGCATGGGCATCCCCGCGGAGGATCTGCCCCACATCTTCGAGCGCTTCCGCCGCGGCCGTAACGTGGCGCCCGCCATCTCCGGCAGCGGCGTGGGCCTGGCGAGCGCCTACCGCATGGTGACGATGCACGGGGGGACCCTCACCGTGGAGAGCGAGGAGGGACGGGGCTCGGCCTTCACCATGCGCCTGCCCCGCGAGGCGTTCGCGCTGGGTCCGACCCCCAAGTCCGAGGCCCATCCCTGA
- a CDS encoding response regulator — protein sequence MMDEPKRPVLLVEDSDPDAEALQRLARKVSLSWPIVRVPDGESALDYLFQRGAYVNAPRPVMVLLDLHLPGVGGREILSLLKADAHLRALPVIVFSNSKRVEDVDGAYELGANSYLFKPSGLEELQDVVSALQHFWFNVARLPGLGGLSLE from the coding sequence ATGATGGATGAGCCCAAACGGCCCGTGCTGCTCGTCGAGGACAGTGATCCCGACGCCGAGGCCCTGCAGCGCCTGGCGCGTAAGGTCTCACTGTCCTGGCCCATCGTGCGGGTGCCGGATGGAGAGTCGGCGCTCGATTATCTGTTCCAGCGGGGGGCATACGTGAATGCGCCCCGGCCCGTGATGGTCCTGTTGGATCTGCACCTGCCCGGAGTCGGCGGACGGGAGATCCTCTCCCTGCTCAAGGCGGACGCCCACCTGCGCGCGCTGCCCGTCATCGTCTTCTCCAACTCCAAGCGTGTGGAGGACGTGGATGGCGCCTATGAGCTGGGCGCCAACAGCTACCTCTTCAAGCCCAGTGGGCTCGAGGAGCTCCAGGACGTCGTGAGCGCCTTGCAGCACTTCTGGTTCAACGTCGCGCGGCTGCCCGGGCTCGGAGGCTTGTCCCTGGAATGA